In Mycobacterium gallinarum, a single window of DNA contains:
- a CDS encoding ABC transporter permease: protein MTNRFAPGTFTPDPHSATVQKMLTAQFGLELKLLLRNGEQLLLTMFIPITLLVGLTLLPFGSFGDNRAATFVPAIMALAVISTAFTGQAIAVAFDRRYGALKRLGATALPVWGIIAGKSLAVVAVVFLQAIVLGTIGFALGWRPPIAGLALGAVIIALGTAGFAALGLLLGGTLRAEIVLAVANLLWFVFAGLGALTVESDMVPTALAWIARLTPSGALTEALSQAMTPSIDWFGLAVLAVWGAVAALCALRWFRFT from the coding sequence ATGACGAATCGCTTTGCGCCAGGCACTTTCACGCCGGACCCGCATTCGGCCACGGTGCAGAAGATGCTGACCGCGCAGTTCGGCCTCGAGCTGAAGCTTCTGCTGCGCAACGGTGAGCAGCTGTTGTTGACCATGTTCATCCCGATCACCTTGCTGGTGGGCCTGACGTTGCTGCCGTTCGGTTCGTTCGGCGACAACCGTGCGGCGACGTTCGTTCCCGCGATCATGGCGCTCGCGGTGATCTCCACGGCCTTCACCGGACAGGCCATCGCCGTCGCGTTCGACCGTCGCTATGGCGCCTTGAAACGCCTTGGCGCAACCGCGCTGCCGGTCTGGGGCATCATCGCGGGCAAATCCCTTGCGGTGGTCGCCGTGGTGTTCCTTCAGGCAATTGTGCTGGGCACCATAGGCTTTGCGCTGGGATGGCGTCCGCCGATCGCCGGTCTGGCATTGGGAGCGGTGATCATCGCACTGGGCACGGCGGGTTTCGCCGCGCTCGGCCTGCTGCTGGGCGGGACGCTGCGCGCCGAGATCGTGCTGGCGGTGGCGAACCTGCTGTGGTTTGTGTTCGCCGGCCTTGGCGCACTGACGGTCGAGAGCGACATGGTGCCCACCGCGCTGGCGTGGATCGCTCGGCTCACGCCGTCCGGAGCGCTGACCGAGGCGCTGTCGCAGGCGATGACGCCGTCAATTGACTGGTTCGGCCTCGCGGTACTCGCGGTGTGGGGTGCCGTTGCGGCCCTGTGCGCCCTGCGCTGGTTCCGCTTCACCTGA
- a CDS encoding NADP-dependent oxidoreductase, protein MSETNRRLVLATRPSGLVDESTVRMEPEPAPEPAEGEALVKVRYLSIDPTIRTWMDDVPSYLPPIQIGEVIRSGGVGEVIESRTDAYQPGQLLFGMTGWQDYVIADGGEKAMTVLPDGVPPGIAIGILGVTGMTAYFGITDVGRIKEGDVVVVSGAAGATGSAAGQIAKIKGAKKVVGIAGGPEKCAHIVDDLGFDEAIDYKSENVAARLHDACPDGIDLYFDNVGGSILNDCLANLALRGRVVLCGAISTYNDDGPPVGPSNYLTLLVRRGRMEGFIILDYLDRFPAAQLEMAGWIAEGKIKSSEHVVEGLEKAPDALNLLFNGGNTGKVIVAL, encoded by the coding sequence GTGAGCGAAACGAACCGACGACTCGTCCTGGCCACCCGTCCCTCCGGCCTCGTCGATGAGAGCACCGTGCGGATGGAGCCGGAACCGGCACCCGAACCCGCCGAGGGCGAGGCCCTGGTGAAGGTCCGATATCTGTCCATCGACCCCACGATTCGCACGTGGATGGACGACGTGCCCAGCTACCTGCCGCCGATCCAGATCGGCGAGGTCATCCGCAGCGGCGGCGTCGGTGAGGTCATCGAGAGCCGGACCGATGCGTATCAGCCCGGCCAACTGCTGTTCGGCATGACCGGATGGCAGGACTACGTGATCGCGGATGGGGGTGAGAAGGCGATGACCGTGCTGCCGGACGGCGTGCCACCCGGAATCGCCATCGGCATCCTCGGCGTCACCGGGATGACCGCCTACTTCGGCATCACCGACGTCGGGCGGATCAAAGAGGGCGACGTCGTGGTGGTCTCCGGCGCCGCGGGCGCCACCGGCTCGGCGGCTGGACAGATCGCGAAGATCAAGGGTGCGAAGAAGGTCGTCGGGATCGCGGGCGGACCCGAGAAGTGCGCCCACATCGTCGACGACCTCGGCTTCGACGAGGCGATCGACTACAAGTCCGAGAACGTCGCCGCGCGTCTTCACGACGCCTGCCCCGACGGCATCGACCTCTACTTCGACAACGTCGGCGGGTCGATACTCAACGACTGTCTCGCGAATCTGGCGCTGCGCGGCCGCGTCGTGCTGTGCGGCGCGATCTCCACCTACAACGACGACGGCCCGCCGGTGGGTCCGAGCAACTATCTGACCCTGCTCGTGCGCCGCGGACGCATGGAAGGCTTCATCATCCTCGACTACCTCGACCGCTTCCCCGCCGCGCAGCTGGAGATGGCGGGCTGGATCGCCGAAGGCAAGATCAAGTCGTCCGAGCACGTCGTCGAGGGCCTCGAGAAGGCACCCGACGCACTGAACCTGTTGTTCAACGGTGGAAACACCGGCAAGGTGATCGTCGCGCTCTAA
- the sufB gene encoding Fe-S cluster assembly protein SufB codes for MTTTPEALTQEQTIESLGRYGYGWADSDVAGASAQRGLSEAVVRDISAKKSEPEWMLEMRLKALRTFDKKPMPNWGSNLEGIYFDNIKYFVRSSEKQAATWDDLPEDIRNTYDKLGIPEAEKQRLVSGVAAQYESEVVYHSIREDLEAQGVIFLDTDTALKEHPELFKQYFGTVIPAGDNKFSALNTAVWSGGSFIYVPKGVHVDIPLQAYFRINTENMGQFERTLIIVDEDAYVHYVEGCTAPIYKSDSLHSAVVEIIVKPGGRCRYTTIQNWSNNVYNLVTKRARAEAGATMEWVDGNIGSKVTMKYPAVWMTGEHAKGEVLSVAFAGEGQHQDTGAKMLHLAPNTSSNIVSKSVARGGGRASYRGLVQVNKGAHGSRSSVKCDALLVDTISRSDTYPYVDIREDDVTMGHEATVSKVSEDQLFYLMSRGMTEDEAMAMVVRGFVEPIAKELPMEYALELNRLIELQMEGAVG; via the coding sequence ATGACGACCACCCCCGAGGCCCTGACCCAGGAGCAGACCATTGAGTCGCTGGGTCGATACGGCTATGGCTGGGCGGATTCCGACGTCGCGGGCGCCAGCGCCCAGCGCGGGCTGTCCGAGGCAGTGGTGCGCGACATCTCCGCCAAGAAGAGCGAGCCCGAGTGGATGCTCGAGATGCGGCTGAAGGCGCTGCGCACGTTCGACAAGAAGCCGATGCCGAACTGGGGGTCCAACCTCGAGGGCATCTACTTCGACAACATCAAGTACTTCGTGCGGTCCAGCGAGAAGCAGGCCGCCACGTGGGATGACCTGCCCGAGGACATCAGGAACACCTACGACAAGCTCGGCATCCCCGAGGCGGAGAAGCAGCGCCTGGTGTCCGGTGTCGCCGCGCAGTACGAGTCGGAGGTCGTCTATCACTCCATCCGTGAGGATCTAGAGGCCCAGGGCGTCATCTTCCTCGACACCGACACCGCTCTGAAAGAGCATCCGGAGCTTTTCAAGCAGTACTTCGGCACCGTCATCCCCGCCGGAGACAACAAGTTCTCCGCTTTGAACACCGCGGTGTGGTCGGGCGGTTCGTTCATCTACGTGCCGAAGGGCGTGCACGTCGACATTCCGCTGCAGGCCTACTTCCGGATCAACACCGAGAACATGGGCCAGTTCGAGCGGACGCTGATCATCGTCGACGAAGACGCCTACGTGCATTACGTCGAGGGGTGTACGGCACCGATCTACAAGAGCGACTCCTTGCACTCGGCCGTCGTCGAGATCATCGTGAAGCCCGGTGGCCGTTGCCGTTACACAACCATTCAGAACTGGTCGAACAACGTCTACAACCTCGTCACCAAGCGGGCGCGCGCCGAGGCCGGCGCCACGATGGAGTGGGTCGACGGCAACATCGGCTCGAAGGTCACGATGAAGTACCCCGCCGTGTGGATGACCGGCGAGCACGCCAAGGGCGAGGTGCTCTCGGTGGCGTTCGCGGGCGAGGGTCAGCATCAGGACACCGGCGCGAAGATGCTTCACCTGGCGCCGAACACCTCGAGCAACATCGTGTCGAAGTCCGTCGCGCGCGGCGGCGGTCGCGCGTCCTATCGTGGCCTGGTTCAGGTCAACAAGGGTGCGCACGGCTCGCGGTCCAGCGTGAAATGCGATGCGCTGCTTGTCGACACCATCAGCCGCAGTGACACCTATCCGTATGTCGACATCCGCGAGGACGACGTCACGATGGGCCACGAGGCCACGGTGTCGAAGGTCAGCGAGGATCAGCTGTTCTATCTGATGAGCCGCGGGATGACCGAGGACGAGGCGATGGCGATGGTCGTTCGCGGCTTCGTCGAGCCCATCGCGAAGGAACTCCCGATGGAGTATGCGCTCGAGCTGAACCGTCTGATCGAGCTGCAGATGGAAGGCGCGGTCGGCTAG
- a CDS encoding ABC transporter ATP-binding protein: MTHPGSGASSVPVRLRGVTKRYGSTTAVAGLDLDVKTAEVLALLGPNGAGKTTTVEMCEGFIKPDSGTIEILGLDPFGDNAAVRERIGVMLQGGGAYPAARAGEMLDLVASYTSNPLDPKWLMDTLGLTESARTTYRRLSGGQQQRLALACAVVGRPELVFLDEPTAGMDAHARIVVWELIDGLRRDGVTVVLTTHQLTEAEELADRIVIIDHGVAVASGTPEELMRSGAENQLRFRAPRMLDLSLLISALPETYKATETAPGEYLVEGDIDPQVLATVTAWCARVNVLATDMRVEQRSLEDVFLDLTGRELR, from the coding sequence GTGACCCACCCAGGATCAGGGGCTTCCTCGGTCCCCGTGCGTCTGCGCGGGGTCACCAAGCGGTATGGGTCGACGACGGCGGTGGCAGGTCTCGACCTCGACGTCAAGACCGCCGAGGTGCTCGCGCTGCTCGGCCCCAACGGTGCGGGCAAGACCACGACGGTCGAGATGTGCGAGGGCTTCATCAAGCCCGACTCGGGCACGATCGAGATCCTCGGACTGGATCCGTTCGGCGATAACGCCGCTGTCCGCGAACGGATCGGCGTGATGCTGCAGGGCGGCGGCGCGTATCCCGCGGCGCGGGCGGGCGAAATGCTGGACCTCGTCGCCTCCTACACCTCGAACCCACTGGACCCGAAGTGGTTGATGGACACGCTGGGCCTGACGGAGTCGGCGCGCACCACCTACCGCAGGCTCTCGGGAGGCCAGCAGCAGCGGCTGGCGCTCGCGTGCGCCGTGGTGGGCAGGCCCGAGCTGGTGTTCCTCGACGAGCCGACCGCGGGCATGGATGCGCACGCCCGAATCGTGGTGTGGGAGTTGATCGATGGACTGCGCCGCGACGGCGTGACCGTCGTGCTGACCACCCATCAGCTGACCGAAGCCGAGGAACTGGCCGACCGCATCGTCATCATCGATCACGGTGTCGCGGTGGCCAGCGGAACGCCCGAGGAGCTCATGCGCAGCGGTGCCGAGAACCAATTGCGGTTCCGCGCACCACGAATGCTCGACCTGTCACTGTTGATATCGGCGCTTCCCGAGACCTACAAGGCGACCGAGACGGCGCCAGGCGAATACCTCGTCGAGGGCGACATCGACCCCCAGGTGCTGGCCACCGTGACCGCGTGGTGCGCACGGGTCAACGTGCTGGCCACCGATATGCGGGTGGAGCAACGCAGTCTCGAGGACGTATTCCTCGACTTGACCGGGCGGGAGTTGCGATGA
- a CDS encoding metal-sulfur cluster assembly factor encodes MSDTAVPSEEMLADLEEAMRDVVDPELGINVVDLGLVYGLNVEKGEQGDVALIDMTLTSAACPLTDVIEDQSRTALVGSGLVKEIKINWVWNPPWGPDKITEDGREQLRALGFTV; translated from the coding sequence ATGAGCGACACCGCAGTGCCTAGCGAGGAAATGCTCGCCGACCTGGAAGAGGCGATGCGCGACGTCGTCGATCCGGAGCTCGGGATCAACGTCGTCGACCTCGGTCTTGTCTACGGCTTGAACGTCGAGAAGGGCGAGCAGGGCGACGTCGCGTTGATCGACATGACGCTGACGTCGGCGGCCTGCCCGCTGACCGACGTGATCGAGGACCAGTCGCGTACCGCACTGGTCGGCAGCGGTCTGGTCAAGGAGATCAAGATCAACTGGGTGTGGAATCCGCCGTGGGGACCGGACAAGATCACCGAGGATGGCCGCGAACAGCTTCGCGCGTTGGGCTTTACCGTCTGA
- the sufD gene encoding Fe-S cluster assembly protein SufD: MTQNLTNAVEGANKGELFTSFDVDAFEVPGGRDEIWRFTPLKRLRGLHDGSAVATGAASIEVSECAGVTVETVRRGDERLGQGGVPADRVAAQAFSSFNSATLVTVPRNVVCEQPIEIGITGPGEGATAYGHLQVRVGELGEAVVVIDHRGSGTYADNVEFVVEDAARLTVVSIADWADDAVHVSSHHAALGKDAVLRHVAVTLGGDLVRLTARTKFCAPGGDAELLGLYFADDGQHFESRLLVDHAQPNCRSHVTYKGALQGDPDSTKPDAHTVWVGDVLIRAAATGTDTFETNRNLVLTDGARADSVPNLEIETGEIAGAGHASATGRFDDEQLFYLQARGIPEDQARRLVVRGFFGELIQKIAVPAVRERLTEAIEHELEITESRTATS; this comes from the coding sequence ATGACTCAGAACCTCACCAATGCGGTCGAGGGCGCCAACAAAGGGGAGTTGTTCACGTCGTTCGACGTCGACGCCTTCGAGGTGCCCGGCGGCCGCGACGAGATCTGGCGCTTCACCCCGCTCAAGCGCCTACGCGGTCTGCACGACGGATCCGCTGTAGCCACCGGCGCGGCAAGTATCGAGGTGTCCGAATGCGCAGGCGTCACCGTGGAAACGGTGCGCCGCGGCGACGAGCGCCTCGGCCAGGGCGGCGTGCCCGCTGATCGAGTTGCCGCCCAAGCGTTCTCGTCGTTCAACAGCGCGACCCTGGTGACCGTCCCGAGGAACGTCGTCTGCGAACAGCCCATCGAAATCGGCATCACCGGCCCGGGCGAGGGTGCGACGGCCTACGGTCACCTGCAGGTGCGGGTGGGCGAGCTCGGCGAAGCCGTGGTCGTCATCGATCATCGTGGCAGCGGAACCTACGCCGACAACGTCGAATTCGTCGTCGAGGACGCAGCGCGTCTGACCGTCGTCTCGATCGCTGACTGGGCCGACGACGCCGTTCACGTCAGCAGCCATCACGCTGCGCTGGGCAAGGATGCGGTGCTGCGGCACGTCGCGGTCACCCTGGGCGGCGACCTGGTGCGGCTCACCGCGCGGACCAAGTTCTGTGCGCCGGGCGGCGACGCCGAGCTGCTCGGCCTGTACTTCGCCGACGATGGCCAGCACTTCGAATCCCGTCTGCTCGTCGACCACGCCCAGCCCAACTGCCGCTCACACGTCACGTACAAGGGTGCGCTGCAAGGTGATCCGGACTCCACGAAACCCGATGCGCACACCGTGTGGGTCGGCGACGTGCTGATCCGGGCCGCGGCGACGGGCACCGACACGTTCGAGACCAACCGCAACCTCGTGCTCACCGACGGCGCCCGCGCCGACTCGGTGCCCAACCTCGAAATCGAAACCGGCGAGATCGCCGGCGCCGGGCACGCCAGTGCCACCGGACGTTTCGACGACGAGCAGCTGTTTTACCTGCAGGCACGCGGTATCCCCGAAGACCAGGCCAGGCGTCTTGTCGTCCGGGGCTTCTTCGGCGAGCTCATTCAGAAGATCGCCGTCCCCGCAGTGCGAGAACGCCTCACCGAGGCCATCGAACACGAACTAGAGATCACCGAATCGAGGACAGCCACCTCATGA
- a CDS encoding cysteine desulfurase, translating to MTTSVEKSAQALDLNLDVARIRADFPILARVMRSGNQLAYLDSGATSQRPLQVLDAERDFLTTSNGAVHRGAHQLMEESTDAYENGRADVAAFVGADTDELVFTKNATEAINLVSYAVGDDRFPRAIGPGDVIVTTELEHHANLIPWQELARRTGATLRWYGVTDDGRIDLDSLELDERVKLVAFSHHSNVTGAVAPVAELVARANAVGALTVLDACQSVPHQPVDFHGLDVDFAAFSGHKMLGPNGIGVLYGRREVLEQLPPFITGGSMIETVTMETTTYAPAPQRFEAGTPMTSQVVGLAAAARYLTEIGMPAVEAHEAELVAATLNGLASVDGVRIIGPTTMGHRGSPVSFVLDGVHAHDVGQVLDDEGVAVRVGHHCAWPLHRRFGIAATARASFAVYNTHDEVDRLVAGVKRAVEFFA from the coding sequence ATGACCACGTCGGTCGAGAAGTCGGCGCAGGCCCTCGATCTCAACCTGGACGTCGCGCGGATCAGGGCGGACTTCCCGATCCTTGCTCGCGTCATGCGCAGCGGAAACCAGTTGGCGTACCTCGATTCCGGCGCCACCTCGCAACGGCCGCTGCAGGTTCTCGACGCCGAGCGTGACTTCTTGACCACATCCAACGGCGCGGTCCACCGCGGGGCGCACCAGCTGATGGAGGAGTCCACTGACGCCTACGAGAACGGCCGCGCCGACGTCGCGGCCTTCGTCGGCGCCGACACCGACGAGCTGGTGTTCACGAAGAACGCCACCGAAGCCATCAACCTGGTGTCCTATGCGGTCGGTGACGATCGATTCCCCAGAGCGATCGGCCCCGGCGATGTCATCGTCACCACCGAGCTAGAGCACCACGCGAACCTGATCCCGTGGCAGGAGCTGGCAAGACGTACCGGTGCCACGCTGCGCTGGTACGGCGTCACCGACGATGGGCGGATCGACCTCGATTCGCTGGAGCTCGACGAGCGCGTGAAACTGGTTGCGTTCAGCCATCATTCGAACGTCACTGGCGCAGTGGCCCCCGTGGCCGAACTGGTGGCGCGGGCCAACGCGGTTGGCGCGCTGACGGTGCTGGACGCCTGCCAGTCGGTGCCGCACCAGCCGGTCGACTTCCATGGACTCGACGTCGACTTCGCGGCCTTCTCCGGGCACAAAATGCTGGGGCCCAACGGTATCGGCGTGCTCTATGGCAGGCGTGAGGTGCTCGAACAGCTGCCCCCGTTCATCACCGGCGGCTCGATGATCGAGACGGTGACGATGGAGACCACCACCTACGCGCCCGCACCACAGCGCTTCGAGGCCGGGACACCGATGACATCCCAGGTCGTCGGACTTGCCGCGGCCGCACGGTATCTGACCGAGATCGGAATGCCTGCCGTCGAGGCGCACGAAGCCGAATTGGTGGCCGCGACGCTGAACGGGCTGGCCTCCGTCGATGGCGTGCGCATCATCGGACCGACGACCATGGGGCATCGCGGCTCTCCGGTGTCGTTCGTACTCGACGGCGTGCACGCCCACGACGTCGGTCAGGTGCTCGACGACGAGGGCGTCGCGGTGCGCGTCGGACACCACTGTGCGTGGCCGTTGCATCGCCGGTTCGGCATCGCGGCGACCGCGCGGGCGTCCTTCGCCGTCTACAACACTCACGACGAGGTCGACCGCCTGGTCGCCGGCGTCAAGCGGGCGGTGGAGTTCTTCGCGTGA
- a CDS encoding helix-turn-helix transcriptional regulator, giving the protein MKFGPDGTDRHTRGAIVRHLLEAGPVTAGEIGEQLGISAAGVRRHLDALMDAGDAQSSAAAAWQHSGRGRPAKRYRLTAAGRAKMGHAYDDLAAAAMRQLREIGGDEAVRTFARRRIDTILSGVTEGPDDVESVVERVAGALTEAGYAATATEVSAPLHGIELCQHHCPVSHVAEEFPELCETEREAFAEILGTHVQRLATIVNGDCACTTHVPLTETNTLRHTARAEATTTSKLGAST; this is encoded by the coding sequence GTGAAATTCGGCCCGGACGGAACTGATCGCCACACCCGTGGCGCCATCGTCCGGCATCTGCTGGAGGCCGGACCCGTCACCGCAGGTGAGATAGGCGAACAGCTCGGAATCTCGGCCGCGGGCGTGCGCAGACATCTCGACGCACTGATGGACGCCGGAGATGCGCAGTCCAGCGCGGCAGCGGCCTGGCAACACAGCGGGCGGGGACGTCCCGCCAAGCGCTACCGGCTGACGGCGGCCGGACGCGCCAAGATGGGTCACGCCTATGACGACCTGGCGGCCGCAGCCATGCGCCAGCTACGCGAGATCGGTGGCGACGAAGCCGTGCGGACCTTCGCCCGCCGCCGTATCGACACCATCCTGTCGGGAGTAACCGAGGGACCCGATGACGTTGAATCGGTCGTCGAGCGTGTAGCGGGAGCACTGACCGAGGCCGGGTACGCTGCCACCGCCACAGAGGTGAGCGCTCCGCTGCACGGGATCGAGCTCTGCCAGCATCACTGCCCGGTATCGCATGTCGCCGAGGAATTCCCGGAATTGTGCGAAACCGAGCGAGAGGCGTTTGCCGAGATCCTGGGCACGCACGTACAGAGGCTCGCCACGATCGTCAACGGCGACTGCGCGTGCACGACGCACGTCCCGCTCACCGAGACCAACACCCTTCGGCACACAGCCCGAGCCGAAGCCACCACCACGAGCAAGCTAGGAGCGTCGACATGA
- the sufU gene encoding Fe-S cluster assembly sulfur transfer protein SufU, producing MRLEQMYQEVILDHYKHPHHRGLREPYNAESYQVNPTCGDEVTLRVTLSDDGEQVSDISYDGQGCSISQASTSVLTDQVIGQDIGTALKTVAAFTEMISSRGAVEGDEDVIGDGIAFAGVSKYPARVKCALLGWMAFKAALAEASASSGVLAPMIEEISDERHRSA from the coding sequence GTGAGACTCGAGCAGATGTATCAGGAAGTGATCCTCGATCACTACAAGCACCCGCATCATCGGGGATTGCGCGAGCCGTACAACGCGGAGTCCTATCAGGTGAACCCGACGTGCGGGGACGAGGTGACGCTGCGCGTGACGCTGTCCGACGACGGCGAGCAGGTCTCCGATATCTCGTATGACGGGCAGGGTTGTTCGATCAGCCAGGCCTCGACGTCGGTGCTCACCGATCAGGTGATCGGGCAGGACATCGGTACGGCGCTGAAGACGGTCGCGGCGTTCACCGAGATGATTTCGTCGCGCGGCGCGGTCGAGGGCGACGAGGATGTGATCGGAGACGGCATCGCGTTCGCGGGTGTCTCGAAGTACCCGGCGCGGGTGAAATGCGCGCTGCTGGGTTGGATGGCCTTCAAGGCCGCGCTCGCGGAGGCGAGCGCATCGAGCGGAGTGTTAGCTCCAATGATTGAGGAGATTTCAGATGAGCGACACCGCAGTGCCTAG
- the mptB gene encoding polyprenol phosphomannose-dependent alpha 1,6 mannosyltransferase MptB, with translation MAARPGSLSSSIARWHADERAVGSPLNDTEVIAMRRTRLFGATGTVLMAIGALGVGARPVVQDPTFGVRLLNLPSRIQTVSLTMTTTGAVMMALAWLMLGRFALGNRRMSRSQLDRTLLLWVLPLLIAPPMYSRDVYSYLAQSEIAVKGLDPYRVGPAPGLGLDHVFTLSVPNMWRETPAPYGPLFLWIGEGISRITGENIVAAVLCHRLVVLLGVGLIVWATPRLARRCGVAEVSALWLGAANPLLIMHLVAGIHNEALMLGLMLAGTEFALRGIDAARPLIPKPLAWPQGPDAWAHWRPSLMLLIGVVLITMSSQVKLPSLLALGFVAMALACRWGGTFKAFVLAGGSLTAVSVAVMALIGWASGLGFGWLFTLGTANVVRSWMSLPTLAALGTGQVGILLGLGDHTTAILGLTRAIGVSIIAVLVTWLLLAVLRGRLHPVGGLGVALGLTVLLFPVVQPWYVLWAVIPLAAWATRPAFRTTTIVVTLVVGIFGPTANGDRFTLFQILLAVVASTVIALLLMALTYNHLPWRRVPGENTTDDGAQPAAEKSPLPPIPPVKPDAYAESP, from the coding sequence ATGGCCGCGCGCCCCGGCTCCCTCAGCTCGTCGATTGCCAGATGGCACGCCGACGAGCGCGCCGTGGGCTCACCACTCAACGACACCGAAGTCATCGCGATGCGCCGGACGCGCCTGTTCGGCGCGACCGGCACGGTACTGATGGCGATCGGGGCGCTGGGTGTCGGCGCCCGGCCTGTGGTGCAGGATCCGACGTTCGGGGTTCGCTTACTCAACCTCCCGTCGCGGATTCAGACGGTCTCGCTGACCATGACGACCACCGGCGCGGTGATGATGGCGCTCGCGTGGTTGATGCTCGGACGCTTCGCCCTCGGCAATCGCCGCATGTCCCGCAGCCAACTGGACCGCACGCTGCTGCTGTGGGTGCTGCCCCTGCTCATCGCGCCGCCGATGTACAGCCGCGACGTCTACTCCTATCTGGCGCAGAGCGAGATCGCCGTCAAAGGCCTTGATCCGTACCGCGTCGGTCCCGCGCCCGGTCTCGGGCTGGATCACGTCTTCACGCTGTCGGTACCGAACATGTGGCGGGAGACCCCGGCGCCGTACGGACCGCTGTTTCTGTGGATCGGTGAGGGGATATCGCGTATCACCGGTGAGAACATCGTGGCCGCGGTGCTCTGTCATCGACTGGTGGTGCTACTGGGTGTGGGCCTGATCGTCTGGGCCACACCACGTTTGGCGCGGCGGTGCGGTGTGGCCGAGGTGAGTGCGCTGTGGCTAGGCGCGGCCAACCCGCTGCTGATCATGCATCTGGTCGCAGGCATCCACAACGAGGCGTTGATGCTGGGCCTGATGCTCGCGGGCACCGAGTTCGCGTTGCGTGGCATCGATGCCGCCCGGCCGTTGATCCCGAAACCACTGGCCTGGCCCCAGGGCCCGGACGCCTGGGCACACTGGCGGCCGTCGTTGATGCTCCTGATCGGCGTGGTGCTGATCACGATGTCCTCACAGGTCAAGCTGCCGTCGCTGCTCGCGCTCGGCTTCGTCGCCATGGCGCTGGCGTGCCGATGGGGCGGCACCTTCAAGGCGTTCGTCCTCGCCGGCGGATCGCTCACCGCGGTGTCGGTGGCGGTGATGGCGCTGATCGGCTGGGCCAGCGGCCTCGGGTTCGGCTGGCTGTTCACGCTGGGCACCGCGAACGTCGTGCGTAGCTGGATGTCCCTGCCGACGTTGGCCGCGCTGGGCACCGGACAGGTCGGGATTCTGCTCGGGCTCGGCGACCACACCACCGCGATCCTCGGCCTGACCCGTGCCATCGGTGTCAGCATCATCGCGGTGCTGGTGACGTGGCTGCTGCTGGCCGTGCTCCGCGGGCGGCTGCACCCGGTCGGCGGACTCGGTGTCGCACTCGGTCTGACGGTGCTGCTGTTCCCGGTGGTCCAGCCCTGGTACGTGCTCTGGGCAGTCATTCCGCTCGCCGCATGGGCCACCCGCCCCGCGTTCCGCACGACGACGATCGTGGTCACGTTGGTGGTGGGCATCTTCGGCCCGACGGCCAACGGCGACCGCTTCACCTTGTTCCAAATCCTGCTGGCCGTCGTGGCGAGCACGGTCATCGCGCTGCTGCTCATGGCGCTGACCTACAACCATCTGCCGTGGCGAAGGGTCCCCGGCGAGAACACCACCGACGACGGCGCCCAGCCCGCTGCCGAGAAGTCTCCGCTACCGCCGATCCCACCGGTGAAGCCCGACGCCTACGCTGAATCCCCGTGA
- the sufC gene encoding Fe-S cluster assembly ATPase SufC, which translates to MTTLEIKDLHVSVVSKEDGTDIPILKGVTLTVNSGETHALMGPNGSGKSTLSYAVAGHPKYTVTSGSITLDGQDVLEMSIDERARAGLFLAMQYPVEVPGVSMSNFLRTAATAVRGEAPKLRHWVKEVKSAMEGLDIDPSFSERSVNEGFSGGEKKRHEILQLELLKPKIAILDETDSGLDVDALRVVSEGVNRYAEAADGGLLLITHYTRILRYIQPQFVHVFVGGRIVESGGPELADELDANGYERFTQAVGA; encoded by the coding sequence ATGACCACACTGGAAATCAAGGACCTGCACGTCAGCGTCGTCTCCAAGGAAGACGGGACCGATATCCCGATCCTGAAAGGCGTCACGCTCACCGTGAACTCGGGGGAGACCCACGCGCTGATGGGCCCCAACGGGTCCGGCAAGTCGACGCTGTCGTACGCCGTCGCGGGTCATCCGAAGTACACCGTGACGTCCGGCTCGATCACGCTGGACGGTCAGGATGTGCTCGAGATGAGCATCGACGAACGCGCCCGCGCCGGCCTGTTTCTCGCCATGCAGTACCCCGTCGAGGTGCCCGGGGTGTCGATGTCGAACTTCCTTCGCACCGCCGCCACCGCCGTGCGTGGTGAGGCACCCAAGCTGCGGCACTGGGTCAAAGAGGTCAAGAGCGCCATGGAGGGCCTCGACATCGACCCGTCGTTCTCCGAACGCAGTGTCAACGAAGGCTTTTCCGGCGGTGAGAAGAAGCGCCACGAGATTCTGCAGCTGGAACTGCTCAAGCCCAAGATCGCGATCCTCGACGAGACGGACTCCGGTTTGGATGTCGACGCACTGCGGGTCGTCAGCGAAGGTGTGAACCGGTACGCCGAAGCGGCTGACGGAGGGCTGCTGCTCATCACGCACTACACCCGCATCCTGCGCTACATCCAGCCTCAGTTCGTGCACGTGTTCGTGGGCGGCCGCATCGTCGAATCCGGTGGTCCCGAGCTGGCCGACGAACTCGACGCCAACGGATACGAGCGCTTTACCCAGGCGGTCGGAGCCTGA